The genome window AGTTTACCTATGTGACTGGGGCGAGAGCACGCCGTCAACAAAGCTGCGGTTTCAAGTACGATGGGTATAAAAGTCGACTACAGAAATAGACAGAGTAAATCAAGGATCACAAATGACGTATCAGCTTATAACCTCTTCATCTGCTTTAGCTGCTTTTTGTGCGCAAGCCGCCAGTGCTGACGTCTTAGCTGTTGATACTGAATTTGTTCGCCAAACGACCTTATATCCCAAGCTTGGTTTGATCCAGCTGTTTGATGGTAAACAATTGGCCTTGGTTGATCCTTTAGCTATAGATGACTGGAGCTCCTTGCAACAGCTGTTTGCCAATCCGACGGTCTGTAAAGTAGTGCATTCCTGCAATGAAGATTTAGAAGCCTTAGCCACTAAAAATTTGTTGCCTATATTGCCTCTGATCGACACTCAGCTGGCTGCTGAATTGGCCGGTTGGGGTGGTAGTCAGGGCTATGCCAAACTGGTGCAAAGAGTTTGTGCTATTGAGCTGGATAAAAGTGAATCCCGCACCGACTGGATAGCGCGGCCTTTATCTGCATTGCAGTTAGACTACGCCGCCAAAGATGTAGAGCATTTACTGGACGTGTATCAGGCGCTGAAAACTGAGCTGGTCGCAAAAGGCCAATACGAATTGTTGCTTGCAGAAGGCGAACATTTAATAGCGCGCCGTTCTTTTGGCTTGCCTTTGTCATTTCGTCATCTGGAACTGAAAAACAGTAATCTGCTGACTTCACGCGAATTGGCCATTTTGCGTGAATTGGTGATCTGGCGGCAGGAGTATGCGCAGCAGCACGATATGGCGCTGGGTTTTATCTTTAAAGATCACCATTTACTGGATATCGCCAAACGCCGTCCTGGTAGCCTGGAGTCGATGTTTAATATCCCGGAATTGCCTGGTCGTGAAGTGCGCCGACATGGCAAAACAGTGTTAGCTCTTATTGAACAAGCCAAAGCTTTACCACTGGAGCAATGCCCTGCGCCTTTTTATCACACTGACGTATTCCTGGGGTTTAAAGAAGAGCTGCAGAAAATTACTGATGCCATCAAGGCGGCAGCTAAAGCTTCAGGCATTTCAGCTGAATTTATGGCCGTGCGTCGCCAAAGCACAGAATACTTTAACTGGTGTTGGCGGGTCAGTGACGAAGACAGAGCTCAATTACCTGTTCCTGAGTTTTTACGGGGATGGCGTCGTGAGATATTAATCAACCATTTACCTGTTCCTGCTCATATACAACCACTGATCTAAAGCCGTTGTTGTTACGTAATACGGCGCGATTTTTAGTCTGGTTTAGCGCATTTTTTGCGCTAAACTCTGCTGTTTTTTTCACAAATCTGCACTGATCCTGTCAAAAAACACCTTCGTAACCCTTTTGCTACATCAACAATCAAAAGGGTAAAAAAATGATGAAATTGACAATGAAGTCGCTCGCAATGGGCGCAGCCTTTTTATTGGTCGGTTGTAACAATTCCGACAATGACTTGCCTGCAATACCAGAAAAGCCTTCCAGTGTGTCTGTGAAAGTTGTACATGCGGTGTCAGACGCCCCTGATGTGTCCGTCAGCCGCACCAATGGCGTAGTGATACCGAACTTAGCTTTTGGCGCTGTGGCAGATGCTCTGGTGGCAAGCCCAGGCGACTTTGCGTTAGCTGTGGATGCTAAATTGCCAGGTAACACAGTGGCCCGGGTTATACCTGAAACTACACTTACTCTGGCTGAAGCAACAGATTACGTCGTTTTTGCTGCAGGTAAGGCTGCCGACAGCAGTATTGAACCTATAGTAGTGTCTTTTCCACAGACTGCAGTTACCAGCGGCAATGTGCGTTTGCGTGTGGTGCACGGCGCTGCATCTGCACCCACAGTAGACGTGCATTTAACAGCTCCTGCTGATGCCTTATCTGCAGGTACTGTCGCAGCTACTTTAGAGTTCGCCGACGCAACCGGTGACGTTACAGTGCCAGCGGGTGATTATAGAGTTCGTATCACGCCGGCAGGGGATTTAACAACAGTGGTGTACGATTCAGGCACCGTAGCCTTAGCTTCAGGTTCCGACTTAACTATTGCAGCTTTGGATAGCCGCTTTGCCGGAAATTCACCTGTGTCTTTGCTGGCCTTGGTGCAAGGTGGCAATACCAGTCTTGAGTTGTTAGATGCTGGTTCTGTATCAGCAGTGCGAGTGGTGCACGATGTATCAGATGCACCAGCTGTAGACGTATTGGTAGATGGTGCGGAAGCTATCAATGCCTTAGCTTTCCCAAACTTTACTGATTACGCTGAATTAACACCAGACATGTACAACGTAAAAGTGGCTGCGGATGCGGATAACTCAGTGGTCGTCATTGATGCTGATCTGGAGCTGGACGCTGGTGCTTATTACACAGTGCATGCAGTAGGTTCGTTAACTGAAGACAGTATTGAGCCTCTGGTAGTTGTTGATAACCCACGCCGTATTGCGACAGCAGCACAAATCCGCGTGATCCATGGTTCCAGCCTGGCAGGCCCGGTAGATGTTTATCTGACGGCGAATTCAGACATTTCTGCAGCCACAGCAGCGCTGAGCAATGTGCCTTTTAAAGCCGACTCAGGTTATATCCAGGTACCAGCAGGTGATTATTTTGTCACTGTGACACCAACAGGCAGTAAAACAGCAGCCATAGGTCCTGTGGCAGTGACATTAGACGCCAATAATATCTATACAGCGGTAGCTCGTGATGGGGTAGGGTTAACAGCGGATCTGGGATTGATCCTGTTGGATGACTTTAACAACGTGCAGTAGCAAAAATGAGGCAGAGTCACAGACTCTGCCTCATTTGTTTATTACTTCTTATCGTCAGGGAAAGTAACGTTTAATTCCAGCACAGACAATTGATCTGAGCTTTTTTCCAGCGATACCGATACCTGATCGTCAGCTATATCCACATACTTGCGGATCACGGCCAGAATATCGCGCTCCAGCTGCGGCAAATAATCCGGGCTGTTGCGACGGTTGCGTTCATGGGCAACGATGATCTGTAACCGCTCTTTGGCAGTTGAAGCGGTATTTTTTTTCGTTGAACGGAAATAATCCAATAACGACATTCGCTTAGCCTCCAAATATACGTTTCAGCAAGCCTTTTTTCTCAACATTCAAGAAACGGAAAGGCACTTCTTCGCCAAGCAAGCGGGCGACCGTGTCTAAATAGGCCTGTCCAGCATCGCTGTCCTGATCCAAAATTACTGGCTGACCTGAGTTCGACGCGTTTAATACGGCCTGAGATTCAGGGATCACACCCAAAAGTTTAATCGCCAGAATTTCGCCGACGTCTTCGACACTCAGCATCTCGCCTTTGACTACACGCTCAGGGTTGTAGCGGGTTAACAGCAAGTGTTCTTTAATACCTGGTAAACCTTGTTCAGCGCGACGTGACTTGCTGCTTAGCATACCTAAAATACGGTCTGAGTCACGTACTGACGATACTTCAGGGTTGGTTACAACCACAGCTTCATCGGCAAAATACAACGCCATCATAGCGCCCGATTCAATACCTGCAGGCGAGTCACAGATGATGTAATCAAATTCTTCGGCTAGTTCGTTCAGAATACGTTCTACGCCTTCTTTACTCAGTGCATCTTTATCACGGGTTTGTGAAGCGGGCAGAATAAACAGGGTGTCGATACGTTTATCTTTGATCATCGCCTGTTTTAAATTCGCTTCACCGTTAATCACGTTAACAAAGTCGTATACCACACGACGCTCACAACCCATGATTAAATCGAGGTTTCTTAAACCTATATCAAAATCGATAATGACGGTTTTAAAACCGCGCATCGCGATGCCTGTGCCAATAGCCGCGCTTGACGTAGTTTTGCCTACGCCACCTTTACCTGATGTAACAACAATGATTTTTGCCATCGCAAAATATCCTTAAAGCAAATCTGCTAAAACCAACTTATCGTCCTGCAACCCAATGCAAGCCGACTTACCCCAATATTCGCCTTGCAGACTGTCACTCAACCAGTAACTTCCGGCTATGGAGATCAGTTCAGCTTCCAGCTTGTGACAAAACACGCGTTTTTGACTATCTCCGGCAGCGCCTGCTATGGCTTTACCACGCAGCGTACCGTAAATATGTATATTTCCATCGGCAATGACTTCAGCGCCGGCACCTACAGTACCACGGATCACTAAATCTGCACCTTTGGCATAAATTTGTTGGCCAGAGCGAATATTTTGCTCCACCACTTTAGTTTCCATCACAGGAGCTGCAACTGCCGCTTCTGTTTTGGCTTCTTTTTCTTTGGTTTCTTTAGCCGGTGTTTTGCTTTTGCTCAGTTGTAATGAGGCTAAACCCGCGGCCTGAGCCACTTTTTTCAGCTCAGCTGAAGCACCACATACACCCACTAATACCAGCTCAAGTTCTTTAAAAACTTGCGCAATAGCTTCGAAATCAGGAGCTTGAGTAACAGACTCGACATTAATCACCACAGGTGCGCGGTAAAAAAAGGCAGGAGCTTGTGCCAGTTTTTGTTGCAGCTGAGTTTTTACTGCAGCAGCAGACAGGTCCTGACAATACAACACAGACAGTGGAAACAAACTGCCTTTTAATTCAAAGGAATGATCAGACATAGCTCAAAATGCGCACTTTATTATTTGTTTAATGACGGCAAAAATACGTGTCAGCCTTTGCTTGCTTGGTACGCAAGGCTGGTGCTTCATGTTATAGTTTGCGCCCCTGTTAGGCAAGTTAGTAAGAGTAGTTTTTGTCCTATGTTATGTGTTGTTTATAAAAGTCCGAAGATGGACCAAACCTATTTATACGTATTGCGCCGCGATGACTTTAGCGCTGTACCTGAAGCCTTACTTAAAACCTTTGGTAAACCACAACTGGTCACGCTGATTAATTTGGCGACCAAAAGCAAATTGGCCCATGCAGATATCGATAAGGTCAGACATCAACTGACAGAGCAGGGTTTTTATTTACAGTTGCCTCCGCCGCCTGAAGATTTACTTAAAGCGCATAAAGAGAGCCAGCCAAACAAGGAGTAACCTATGAAGTTGACTCAAATTGCAGTCATTGTGGTCAGTGGCTTATTGTTGTCTTGTACCAGCACAGTGTCGGGCAAAGCCCAGGCAAAAACTGAAGCAGTAAAAACTGCGCCAGCTGCTAAAACACAAGCCGGGCAAAAAGCTCAGGCTGCTGTAGCCGCAGTGGCAACAGCCTTGCCAGCACAAGCTGCTGTGAATAAAGGCAGTTTTGAAAAGTACGCCGCTGCTTTAAAGCAGGAAGCCTTACAAAAGGGCTATGCCAAAACACTGGTCAATGACGTATTCGCCAGCTTAAAGCATTACCAGTCTGCAGTGGTTGCTGATAAAAAACAGCCTGAATTTACTGAGACTTTAGACACTTATTTACCAAAACGGATCAGCAAACAACGTATAGATCTGGCACGTAAATACTACAAAGAAAACCAGCAGGAACTGGAAGCCATAGGCAAAAAATACGGCGTACAGCCGCGTTTTATCGTTGCCTTGTGGGGACTGGAAAGCAGCTTTGGTAAAATTATGGGCAACTACTCAGTGCCTTCAGCTTTAGCCACTATGGCCTATGACGGTCGTCGTGAAGCCTTTTTTAAATCAGAGTTTTTTCTGGCGCTGGATATTCTGCAACAAGGCCACGTCAAATTAGCGGATATGAAAGGTTCATGGGCTGGTGCTATGGGCCAAAGCCAGTTTATGCCAAGTGCTTTTATGTCCTACGCTCAGGATGGTGACGGTGATGGTCATATCAATATCTGGCAAAGCCGCTCTGACGCTTTTGCCTCTATTGCTAATTATTTAAAAACCCGGGGCTGGGACAATAGTCAAACCTGGGGCAGAGAAGTAAAAGTACCAAAAAACTTTGATTTCTCTTATGTGATCCCAAAAGGCAGCAAAGACAGAACTCAATGGCTGCAGTGGTGGGCTAAATCTGAACGTTCTTTAGCGGCCTGGCAAACTTTAGGGGTTCGTACCACTGAAGGTAAAGCATTGCCAACACGTGATGTAAAAGCTGCATTAGTGATGCCAGATGACGAACATGGCCGGGTTTATCTGGCGTACAGCAACTACCAAACGCTGATGCACTGGAATCGTTCTTATTATTTTGTCACCAGCGTAGGTTATCTGGCTGATTTAATAGTGGCGGAGGATAAAGCATGAGTTACCAGCATAAAGATCTGCAAGGGCATGCCATAGACCTGCCTGCTGGCAAAGTGCTTTGTATAGGCCAAAATTATCAGGACCATATTGCTGAAATGAACAGCAAAACGGCACCAGAGGCGCTGTTTTTTATCAAACCCAGCACGGCTCTGGTTGACATCAATCAGCCTTTTCTTATCCCGGACCAGTTAGGTGCTGTGCATAATGAAACTGAGCTGGCCGTGCTGATTAAAGCACCTTTAACCAAAGTGACTCCACAGCAAGTGCTGGACGCTGTTTGGGGTTATGGTCTGGCGCTGGATTTAACGCTTCGGGATCAGCAAAAGAAATTAAAAGAGCTGGGACGCCCCTGGGAGATTGCCAAAGGTTTTGATGGCGCTTGCCCTGTCTCTGGTTTTATTGCTGCTGATGAACTGGGTGATGTGCAACAGTTAGAGTTTAGCCTGAGGGTAAACAGTGAACTGCGCCAGCAAGGCGATACCCGCATGATGATCCGTTCTGTAACTCAAATCATCAGCGAGATGTCGCAGTTTTTTACTTTGTTACCAGGCGATCTGGTACTGACAGGCACACCAGCTGGTGTGGGGCCACTTTATAGCGGTGATCAGTTAGAATTAGCTCTGGCTAACAAGCTACATATTAAGACGTCAGTACGCTGACAGAGAGGTTGAAGTGTTAACAGCAAAATTCTGGGAAACAAAAAGCCTGGAACAAATGACAATTGAAGAATGGGAAGCTGTCTGTGATGGCTGCGCTAAATGTTGTCTGAATAAATTTATTGATGATGAAGACGAAGAAGCTGAAGGCCCAACCGACTACATTAAACCGGATGAGCAAGTACATTTTACCAATATCGCTTGCCGTTATCTGGACAGTCATAAATGTGCCTGCACTGTGTATGAGAAGCGCACTGTGCTGGTACCGGATTGCGTGAAGCTGACTCAGGATAATTTAAAAGACATCTTTTTTATGCCAAACAGCTGCAGTTACCGCCGTTTGCATGAAGGCCGGGGTTTACCGTCCTGGCACCCGCTTCTGAATAACGGCAAAAAAAGTCTGATGCATAAAAAACAAATGTCAGTGCGCAACAAAACCATTTCCGAAGATATGGTCGATATGGAAAAGTTTGAAGATTATATTGTGACCTGGGCTATTAACGATCTGGATTAACAATTTTCAGTATCGGTTCAGTTGGGCAAGTAAAAATAGCGTTTTTTGATTTAGAGGGTGGTGGTTGTGCAAGAAGCCATGCAGATTTTGCATCAGTTAAAACAGTTAATGGCCACTTTTAGTCCGGCCATAGTGCAGATGGTGATCAGTGCAATCATCATTTTGATTTACATAGTTTTGAGCCGTCGTATTGCGCCTTTTGTCTACCGCACTATAGCTGCCAGCGTATTAAAAGATGAAATGAACCGCCGTGCTTTAGTGGTGTTTCATATTCTGCTGTTTTTACTGCTGGTTGTTGTTCTGAGTGTGGTGTGGGGCATCGACATCAAAGGTTTGCTGGTTCTTGCGTCTTCAATGATTGCAGTGATAGGTGTGGCGTTATTTGCCGCCTGGTCGCTGCTGAGCAACATCACCGCCTTTTTTATCATGTTAGGCCAGCGTAATTTCGCGCCAGGTGCTGAAGTGAAAATTATCGATGGTGCGAACCATGTTGAAGGCAAGGTAGTGGAGATCAACTTGTTCAGCACAGTGCTGCTGACCAAAAATAACGAGCAGGTGGTCTATCCGAATAACCTGATCGTGTCCCGTCCTGTCATAGTGCAGCATCAGTTCAGAGCGGATAAAAACAAAATGGTAAATAGATGGCGGCGTAGACACCCTGATCACCGTTAACCTGCCTTAGGGTCAGAGCTTTGGCTCTGACCCTATTATTTCTACACTGTTCGTCACTTGCTCGAAGCATCCAGCTCTATTTTGGAGTCAAACAAAAACAAGATTTTGATTGTTCTCCTACTTGTGGGTCAGAGCCAATGGCTCTGACCCTATGGCAACCGCAAGGCTTCTCTGAACTTATCTACCCACATAGCCGTAGCGCCACAAACAGCGACCGGCATAATCAGTAAGTTAATCAGCGGCACCAAACTCAGCACATAAACACTGATGCCAAAACCATAACTGTGTTTCCACTGCAGCTTTAACGCCTTTCTCATGGTAGTAAAAGGTACTTTATGGTTATCAAAAGGATAGTCACAGTACTGAATAGCCAGCATCCAGCTGCAGAATAAAAACCATAACAGCTGGCCTATGCCAGGCAATATAAAAAACAGCAGTAAAAAACCTATGGCGCGCGGCAAACAATAGACAAACTTTTGCCATTCACGTCCCAGCATACGTGGCACATCTTTTAAAAATGCAGCCAGTCCCTGATCCGGTAAGGGCTGACCTGTTAAATACAGTTCTGTTTTTTCCGCCAGCAAGGCATTAAAAGGTGCTGCGATAAAATTGGCCACCATGGTAAAAGTTAAAGCTAACCCCATCACAATAGAAAACAGTGCCAAAGGCCAGACTAAAAAGCCGATAAAACTCAGCCAGTCCGGCAGGGTTGCCACCACCTGATCGACCCAACCACCTAACTGACTGAATAAATAGCCAAAAGCCAAAGCAAACAGCACCAGATTGATGCACAGTGGCACCACCACATAACGTTTTAAGCCTTTGACCCGAATTAAGTTCAGGCCTTTCATTAAATAATGCATCCATTGAACTCCTACAGGAACGAATGAGCCGAGCATATAGGCCATGTATCTGAGTCGCAAGAAGAAATCCGTAAGCAACTTTTTCAGTGTCCGAATACAAAGCGGCCGTGACAGCAGCACTGCTGTTCTGTTACATTCACTTTTGTTAACAAAACCTCGGCCTTATTGTTCAGGGACAGATGCGTCTTAAGCAAATTAAATTAGCGGGTTTTAAATCCTTCGTTGATCCTACCCAGGTGGCTTTTCCTGCTCAGATGACTGCTGTAGTGGGACCAAACGGCTGCGGTAAATCCAACGTGATTGACGCTGTGCGTTGGGTGCTGGGTGAAAGCTCGGCGAAAAACCTGCGTGGTGATGCGATGACAGACGTTATCTTTAACGGCTCAACGCAGCGTAAACCCGTGTCTCAGGCTTCTGTTGAACTGATGTTTGAAAACACCCAAGGCCGTTTGCAAGGCACGTTGGCCGATCGTAGTGAAATATCTATCAAACGTTTAGTGACGCGGGATGGCCAGTCGAATTATTTTCTTAACGGCACTAAATGCCGTCGCCGTGATATCACAGATATTTTCCTTGGCACAGGCTTAGGCCCACGCAGTTACGCCATTATCGAACAGGGCATGATTTCGCGACTGATTGAATCCAAGCCTGCTGACTTGCGTATTTTTATCGAAGAAGCGGCCGGCATATCCAAATACAAAGAACGTCGGCGCGAAACCGAAAACCGCATTAAACATACCCGCGAGAATTTAGACCGTTTATCTGACGTGCGGGAAGAACTGGGCAAAAACCTCGATAAACTCAAACGTCAGGCTGCAGCTGCGGCACGTTTTAAAGAACTCAAAGCACAGGAGCGTAAGCTCAAAGCAGAATTGGCCTGTGTGAAATGGTTACACTTTCATGGCCTGCTGCAAAAAACCGAGCTGGACATTCAGCAGAAGCTGACCGAAATAGAACAGTTTCAGGCGGCTCAATCCGGTGATCAATTGCTGGTGCTGCAATTAAAAGAGCAGCAACAGGATTTACGTACTGAACAGCAGCAAGTGCAGCAGCAGTATTATCAGGTCGGTAATCAGATCACCCGCTTAGAGCAACAACAACTGCACCAACGTCAGCGTCGTCAAAGCCTGACTGATGAATTACGTTCATTACAGCTAACCTTGCAGGAAGCCGACTCTTATATGGCGCAGCAGCAGGAGCAACTGGCAGAACTTGAATTCCAGCTTGAAAATGCAGCACCAGATAGTGAACTGAAACAAGAACAGTTTGAGAGCCTGACCGAACAAGCAGAGCAGGCTCATGAACAACTGCTCAATGCCCAGAGTGCCTTACAGCAATGGCAGCAGCAGTTTTTTGCGCTGCAACAACAGCAGCAACAGAATCAGTTAAAAGCTCAGCACAGCCAGCAGCAACAGCAGCAGTTACTGAACCGTATCAGCCAGTTACAGCAAGAATTATCACAGCTGGATGCTGTGGCCGATTCGAAAGCTGCAGAGCCATTATTAGCCAAACAGCAAGAAACACAGCAGCAACTTGATCGACTGCAGCAGCAAAACACTGAAGCAGAACAGCGCTATCAGGCGTTGCAACTGGCGCAGCAGGAACGTAAACAGTTGCAGCTGGTGCGGCAAAGCGAATTAAAGCAGCTGAAAAATCAGCAGGACCAACTCAGTCAAATTCAGCAGCAGGTCAATAAACAGCAACAGCAGCTGTTAAAGCAGCTGGAGATTGAACCCAAATGGGCCAAGGCTGTGAGTCTGGTGTTGGGTGAGCTTCAACATGCGACAGTCGAGCATGCGACAGCAGAGCAGAGACTAGACCACAGTTATGTGTCTGCCAGCGAGATTAATGCCCAGGCCGGTACTTTAGCCGCAGTGATACGTTCAGGCTTGTATCCGGACTCTTTCCATAGCGTGTTGCTGGCCGATAACATTGAACAAGCCAAAGCAAAACAAAAACAGTTGCAACCCCAGCAGTCCGTGATTTGTGCTGAAGGCATCTGGTTTGGCAGCAACTGGCAACTGGTGCCGGGGCAAGCGGCTTCTGATAATTACTTAACACGGCAACAGCAATTGCTGGAACTGGCAGAACAAATCCAGCAGCTTGAACAGCAATTTGCCGCAGAGCAGCACATCGAAGCGCAATCCGATGCTGAACTCGCAACCAGTAAACAGCAGTGGCAACAAAGCCAACAGCAACTGCATCAGACAAAAGATCAGCTGCAAAAAATCAACACTGACCTTTTATTGCTGCAACAACAGCAGCAACTGCAGCAGCAAAGACGATTGCAGGCATCTACAGAGCTGACAGCTCAGCAGCAGGATTTTGAACTGTTAAGCCTGCAACTTGATGAGCTGGAGCAACAATCCGAAGCGCTGGATGAACAGTATCAGGCACAAAAGGCCAAAGAATGGCAGTTGCAGCAACAACAGACGCAAAGCCAACAGCAGCATCAGCAACTGAAACAACAGCAAGACTCTGTGCGCCAGCAACTGCAACAATTGCAGCTGGAACAACAAAGTGCACAAAAGCAGTTAAGTTTCAGCCAGCAGAATTTACAGCGTAGCCAGCAACAACAACAGCAACTGCAGCAGCGCCACCAATTAGTGCAGGATCAACTGGCTGAAGTGTCAGAACCCGATGGTGAGCAACACGAAACTTTACAGTTGTTGCTGGAACAACGTGCTGAAGTTGAACTTTTAGTGCAGCAAAAAGCCGAAGCTTTACATTCATTAGAGGAAAAGTTGCGTCAGGCCGAACAAGGCCATCAGGGCGTGGCGCATTTATTAACGCAAAAGCAAAAAGAATTAGCCGATTTCCAGTTAAGCGCCGAAGGCTACAGAGTGCGTGCCAACAATATGCTGGAACAGCTCACTGAACTGCAGGTGAACTTTAAAGAGCTGAGTGAAACACTACCAGCCGAAGCGAACGAGCAGGAATGGCAGCAGCAACTGGAAAAAACACAGGATTCAGTGTCACGTTTGGGTCCTATTAACCTGGCTGCTATTGAAGAATTTGAGCAACAGGATGAGCGCAAGCAGTATCTGGACGCGCAGCATCAGGATTTAGTCTCAGCATTAGAAACGCTTGAAACTGCTATCCGTAAAATTGACCGGGAAACCCGGCAGAAATTTAAAGAAACCTTTGAGCAGGTCAATGAAGGCTTGCAAACTTTGTTTCCAAAAGTCTTTGGTGGAGGTAGTGCCTATCTTGATTTAACCGAAGAAGATCTGTTAGAAACAGGTGTAACTATCATGGCGAGACCGCCAGGGAAAAAAACAGTACAATTCACTTACTCTCGGGTGGTGAAAAAGCGCTAACCGCTTTATCATTGGTGTTTTCGATTTTTCGATTAAATCCGGCACCTTTTTGCATGTTGGATGAAGTTGATGCACCTTTGGAT of Rheinheimera sp. MM224 contains these proteins:
- the rnd gene encoding ribonuclease D, which translates into the protein MTYQLITSSSALAAFCAQAASADVLAVDTEFVRQTTLYPKLGLIQLFDGKQLALVDPLAIDDWSSLQQLFANPTVCKVVHSCNEDLEALATKNLLPILPLIDTQLAAELAGWGGSQGYAKLVQRVCAIELDKSESRTDWIARPLSALQLDYAAKDVEHLLDVYQALKTELVAKGQYELLLAEGEHLIARRSFGLPLSFRHLELKNSNLLTSRELAILRELVIWRQEYAQQHDMALGFIFKDHHLLDIAKRRPGSLESMFNIPELPGREVRRHGKTVLALIEQAKALPLEQCPAPFYHTDVFLGFKEELQKITDAIKAAAKASGISAEFMAVRRQSTEYFNWCWRVSDEDRAQLPVPEFLRGWRREILINHLPVPAHIQPLI
- a CDS encoding DUF4397 domain-containing protein; amino-acid sequence: MMKLTMKSLAMGAAFLLVGCNNSDNDLPAIPEKPSSVSVKVVHAVSDAPDVSVSRTNGVVIPNLAFGAVADALVASPGDFALAVDAKLPGNTVARVIPETTLTLAEATDYVVFAAGKAADSSIEPIVVSFPQTAVTSGNVRLRVVHGAASAPTVDVHLTAPADALSAGTVAATLEFADATGDVTVPAGDYRVRITPAGDLTTVVYDSGTVALASGSDLTIAALDSRFAGNSPVSLLALVQGGNTSLELLDAGSVSAVRVVHDVSDAPAVDVLVDGAEAINALAFPNFTDYAELTPDMYNVKVAADADNSVVVIDADLELDAGAYYTVHAVGSLTEDSIEPLVVVDNPRRIATAAQIRVIHGSSLAGPVDVYLTANSDISAATAALSNVPFKADSGYIQVPAGDYFVTVTPTGSKTAAIGPVAVTLDANNIYTAVARDGVGLTADLGLILLDDFNNVQ
- the minE gene encoding cell division topological specificity factor MinE → MSLLDYFRSTKKNTASTAKERLQIIVAHERNRRNSPDYLPQLERDILAVIRKYVDIADDQVSVSLEKSSDQLSVLELNVTFPDDKK
- the minD gene encoding septum site-determining protein MinD — its product is MAKIIVVTSGKGGVGKTTSSAAIGTGIAMRGFKTVIIDFDIGLRNLDLIMGCERRVVYDFVNVINGEANLKQAMIKDKRIDTLFILPASQTRDKDALSKEGVERILNELAEEFDYIICDSPAGIESGAMMALYFADEAVVVTNPEVSSVRDSDRILGMLSSKSRRAEQGLPGIKEHLLLTRYNPERVVKGEMLSVEDVGEILAIKLLGVIPESQAVLNASNSGQPVILDQDSDAGQAYLDTVARLLGEEVPFRFLNVEKKGLLKRIFGG
- the minC gene encoding septum site-determining protein MinC, producing MSDHSFELKGSLFPLSVLYCQDLSAAAVKTQLQQKLAQAPAFFYRAPVVINVESVTQAPDFEAIAQVFKELELVLVGVCGASAELKKVAQAAGLASLQLSKSKTPAKETKEKEAKTEAAVAAPVMETKVVEQNIRSGQQIYAKGADLVIRGTVGAGAEVIADGNIHIYGTLRGKAIAGAAGDSQKRVFCHKLEAELISIAGSYWLSDSLQGEYWGKSACIGLQDDKLVLADLL
- a CDS encoding YcgL domain-containing protein, which gives rise to MDQTYLYVLRRDDFSAVPEALLKTFGKPQLVTLINLATKSKLAHADIDKVRHQLTEQGFYLQLPPPPEDLLKAHKESQPNKE
- a CDS encoding lytic transglycosylase domain-containing protein; translation: MKLTQIAVIVVSGLLLSCTSTVSGKAQAKTEAVKTAPAAKTQAGQKAQAAVAAVATALPAQAAVNKGSFEKYAAALKQEALQKGYAKTLVNDVFASLKHYQSAVVADKKQPEFTETLDTYLPKRISKQRIDLARKYYKENQQELEAIGKKYGVQPRFIVALWGLESSFGKIMGNYSVPSALATMAYDGRREAFFKSEFFLALDILQQGHVKLADMKGSWAGAMGQSQFMPSAFMSYAQDGDGDGHINIWQSRSDAFASIANYLKTRGWDNSQTWGREVKVPKNFDFSYVIPKGSKDRTQWLQWWAKSERSLAAWQTLGVRTTEGKALPTRDVKAALVMPDDEHGRVYLAYSNYQTLMHWNRSYYFVTSVGYLADLIVAEDKA
- a CDS encoding fumarylacetoacetate hydrolase family protein — encoded protein: MSYQHKDLQGHAIDLPAGKVLCIGQNYQDHIAEMNSKTAPEALFFIKPSTALVDINQPFLIPDQLGAVHNETELAVLIKAPLTKVTPQQVLDAVWGYGLALDLTLRDQQKKLKELGRPWEIAKGFDGACPVSGFIAADELGDVQQLEFSLRVNSELRQQGDTRMMIRSVTQIISEMSQFFTLLPGDLVLTGTPAGVGPLYSGDQLELALANKLHIKTSVR
- a CDS encoding YcgN family cysteine cluster protein produces the protein MLTAKFWETKSLEQMTIEEWEAVCDGCAKCCLNKFIDDEDEEAEGPTDYIKPDEQVHFTNIACRYLDSHKCACTVYEKRTVLVPDCVKLTQDNLKDIFFMPNSCSYRRLHEGRGLPSWHPLLNNGKKSLMHKKQMSVRNKTISEDMVDMEKFEDYIVTWAINDLD
- a CDS encoding mechanosensitive ion channel family protein, producing MQEAMQILHQLKQLMATFSPAIVQMVISAIIILIYIVLSRRIAPFVYRTIAASVLKDEMNRRALVVFHILLFLLLVVVLSVVWGIDIKGLLVLASSMIAVIGVALFAAWSLLSNITAFFIMLGQRNFAPGAEVKIIDGANHVEGKVVEINLFSTVLLTKNNEQVVYPNNLIVSRPVIVQHQFRADKNKMVNRWRRRHPDHR
- the cysZ gene encoding sulfate transporter CysZ; the protein is MHYLMKGLNLIRVKGLKRYVVVPLCINLVLFALAFGYLFSQLGGWVDQVVATLPDWLSFIGFLVWPLALFSIVMGLALTFTMVANFIAAPFNALLAEKTELYLTGQPLPDQGLAAFLKDVPRMLGREWQKFVYCLPRAIGFLLLFFILPGIGQLLWFLFCSWMLAIQYCDYPFDNHKVPFTTMRKALKLQWKHSYGFGISVYVLSLVPLINLLIMPVAVCGATAMWVDKFREALRLP